Below is a window of Phycisphaerae bacterium DNA.
ATGCCATGAGAACCATCAAGAAGCTGGGGCCCAACCGGCCCAGGATCATTACGACCGCATCCGACCTGGACGTAAACGGCAACGGCAAACTGGATTGCAGTGAAACGCAGGGAATCGAGGCCTTTTTTCCAAACCCTCTGTGCATTCTCACCGGCGCGCTGGATGTCCTTTATCAGAACCTGCGCGATGTCGCCGACGCCCGTGCGGAGAGTAACACCTGCTGGGGTCTTTTGCCCTGCATCTTGATCACTGCTGTTCCCGCGGCACAGCCGCAGCTCAATGACATCCTGGTCACGATCGAAGGCGCCCGCGGCCCTGATTCCGTCCGCGCCGTGGCAACCCCCATTCCGAGCTACGTCGGTTCGAAGGGAAAAAACCACGCGAACATCGCCACCAAGACGGTAGCTGAAGAAGTCATCGCCCAACTCGGCACCCAGGACAAGCAGGTTGGGGGGATGCGCCCGCTTCCCCATGTCGTGCAGCCCCCCGCCCAATAATTTCGCGGGCGCAGGATTGAAAGGGATCAATATGATCCGTGCCTTCATCTTTGGATCCTTGATACTCGGCGCCGTCATGGGATGTAACTTGAATCCCGCCGGCGGGGAGAGCGACGTACCCTGCTTCGAGACGCCGGAATGGCGGGAGGGGGAACTCGCTTATTTTGCGTTGCGCTACGAGACTGAAGGAAGTGACGTCCTGCTTCTCACAGCCCAGACATTTGACAATCGCCGCGACGACTTTCAGGACGACGAGGTTGACTACATCCCGAATTTGGCCGTCTATCGCTTTGACCCGGCCGAGGGCACGGGCCGCCGGGTTGACGATTCCGTCTGGGACGACGCCACCGGACCGACACAGGAGTGTTGCACGTCCGTCCTGCCGCGGGAGCCGTTCGAGTTGTTCGGGACGCAGTTGTTTTTCGAGGGCCTGCTCGTGAGCGTTGCGGGAGGCAAGGCGCTCAAGACATCGGACGCCCCACAGAGCGAGGCACTGGCGGTGCTGTCGACCAACGGCCGGATCAGCAGGTTTTATCCATTGGGATCAGGACAGCATTATCACCAGATCTTCTCGCGCCTTGACGGAAGACCGTTGGGCCCGGCGCGCAGGCTTGCGATAGGCGGGTTGGAGAACGGCACAGCCGCGATGCAATGGACTACGGACGAAAGGTACGTCGTTTACGAGCAGGCGCTAGACGATCTGCTTGGGATTGGCCGAGTCTGCATCGTGCCAGTTACGGAGCAATTGCCGAGCAATACAGAAGGGAACTAGGCGATGAGTCGTGCATCTCGAAGACCGGTCGTGACCGCCACGTGCGTCCTTTGCGTCGCGCTTTCTTCGGCCCGTTCGCTAGCGCAGGATGATCGCGCGATCCCCTTGACCGACGCCCGGGTTGACGTTGCCCGGCTGACCTCGGGTGCTTCGTCGCAGCAGTCCACGTTCCTAATTGACGACGCGGAAACGGTGCGCATTCACGTCATCGGCACAATTCCGCTTGCCTCAGTTCAGATCCAGCTTCCGGGCGGCGGAACCGTGACGCCCGCCAACGCTGAAGCGACTTACGGCGGCAGCTACCGTGAGATCCAGATTACGGACCCCGATCCGGCCTGCGCTTCGATTCCCTTCCTGTGTATGCCCGGTTCGCACCATTTCTACGAGCTGCCGTCCCAGGGAACGGGCAACTACACCGTGACCTACGGGGCGGCCGACCCACTATGCCCGACCTGCGACGCGGCGGTCCTCATCGAAGTCGTAACCGACAGCCCCATACGGGTTGCGGTCACAGTGTTGCCGGCGAAGCTCAAAGCGGGATCGTCATTGACCATTGCCACCCTGGTTTTCGACGGAGACACGGCCGTACAGGGAGCGACCGTAACGGCTCACGTGAAGCCGTCAACTGGTGCAGCGTACACCGACGTACCGCTGCTTGACGACGGCAACTTTGCAGATGCCCAGGCCGGAGATGGTGTCTACAGCGCCACGTTCAGCACGCTGACGGCGCTGACGGACACATACGACGCCACCGTCGAAATATCCGGCACGAGCCGGGGCTTCCCGTTTCAACGCCAAACGGCAACACGATTCTATGCCTATGTACCGCCGGCGAAGTTCAGTTCGTCCCTCGGACTTTCAGACCAAGGCATCGATTCCGACACCCCCCCGAATGGTCTGTTCGACCGGTTCGAGATTTCCGCGAAAGTGGATGTTAGCGTGACCGGCGACTACTCGCTCGTTGCCTTTCTGGACACGCCGAACGATGGCGCACTTCTTGGTTTACTGCGACAGCACCTCACTGCAGGAATGGGCCGGACAATCAAGGCTGATGTATCCGCCGAAGATGTCTTGGAAAACGGCGAAGACGGTCCGTTCGAGATGACCGAGTTGCAGCTGGTGTACCACGATCCTCAACCGGAGGGCGAGCTTCCAACAACGGTTGATGAGCTTGCGTTCGACCCTGTCTACAACACCTCCTCGTACGCGGTAGTCAATTTCGACCGATCACCGTTGATCATTCATTTGGACGATGTCACGTCTCAGGCCGTTGACACCGATGGCCCGCCCGACGGCCTTTACAATGCGCTCACGTTCCAGATTCCGTTCGACTTCCTTTTGGAAGGCACGTATACGTCTTCAGCCGCCCTCATGGGCGCATGCGGATCAGACGTTTCCGCCGAGATTGCCCGGACCGAAGGCCAGTTTCAGGTCCAGGCGCCGTGGACGAACCCTGTCGTTGTCACCGTCGAGTTTGACGGCGCCCCTATCGGCGAGGCCGGAATCGACGGAATCTACGAGCTCAAGAATCTAGTAATCACGGGCCCTACCTCATTTCTGGGCTGGGACGTTGCACAGACTTCGACTTCCTACCTGGCCTCACAGTTTGAAGGTTGGGCCGGGCTGCCCGACTGCGATTCCAATCTTGTTTCTGATGTTTGCGATCTCGCGATCGATCCCAATCGAGACTGCGACAATGACGGCATGCTGGATGCCTGTGGCACCCCTGAAACCGGTGCTTGCTGCGACCTGGCGGATGGAACATGTACGGACGGAATATCCGCATGCCTTTGTCCCGGCAAATTCGAGGTCGGAGAATCGTGCGCTACAATCAGTCCTGCGTGCGATTCAGGCGCATGTTGCGTCAAGGACGGCCCCGAGTCGGACCACTGTGACCCACTCTTAACAACCGAGGCGCAATGCGCTGGAGAGCAGCAGCCTACCATCTTCGTGCTTGGCGGCGTCTGCGGTCAATCCGGCCTCTGCCCTTGGCCAACCTGTTACGATGCTACCGGCTGTTGCTTCGAAGAGAGGACGGGGGAGATAGGTTGCAATGACGTTTGGTGCTGTGATGCCGTGTGCAGATTTGATTCCTACTGTTGCAACGGCGAATGGGATGACGTATGCGTGGATGAGGCCGCTGATCTCTGCGGACAAAACTACAGTGATTGCAACGGAAATGGGCTCCCCGACGATACCTGTGACATCGCAGAGGGCAACAGTCAAGACTGCAATTCGAATGCCGTCCCGGACGAATGTGATATTGAATCCGGGCTATCAGCGGATTGCGATTACGACGCAATTCCCGACGAGTGCATGGCTCCGCTAACAGGGGCGTGCTGCGAGTCCGAATCCGGCCAATGCGTGAACGGCGTAAGCGAGTGCGACTGCCTTGGACGCTTTGCCCTGGGAACCTCCTGCGCAGCGCTTCAGCCCCCTTGCACGCATGCTTGTTGCCAGTCCGACGGCTCTTGCAGCGACGAAACGCTGGCGTCCTGTGCGGCGATCGGTGTTCTCGTACCGGGAAGCGCCTGCAATGACCCGGGAATGAGCTGCCCCACATGCCCGACCCATACCGGAGATTGCTGTCAGCCTCACGCATCTCCCTGCTGCGAGAACGCTAATTGCTCGACCGAGGTATGCATCTATGACAGTTTCTGCTGCGACGTGGTCTGGGACAGTACCTGCGCGCTCGAAGCCGGTATGGTCTGCGACGTGAGCTGCCCGGGACCCGTGGTTGATCCGCCGTTGATTATTACGACATATCCTCACGGTGCCCGGAAGCAGCGTTACGTTTCTTTTGCACCACAAGGATCGCACACGTACACAGCGTTCCAGATTCAGGATATTGGTTCTGGCGGGCCCTGGTATTACATCAGCACTCCGCGCACATCGCCTGCATCGATCGTCGGACAAGGCCTGACTTTCGTCGTTTCGGATACGACCCCTATCCTGTTTGACTGGAGTTCATTGCCGGCGATTCACGTCGGCGGCTGCATGATCGCACCTGGGGACGGTCTGGTCTGCGTTGGAGGACCGAACGATGGCCAGGCATGTACAGCGGATGTGTTTTGCCAGTCTCCGGCCGGAACATGCCGAGGCATCGGCCGAGACTACGAGGTCCGAGCGACGTCAGACGGCATCAACTTCTCCACGTCAATCGTTGTAACCACCGCCGCACGGCCAAACGCGTCGAACGGAAGATTCTGGGCAGATGTTGTCGGACCATTTAATTCGACACTTGATCCTGATACTGGCACGTCGCCAGCAACGCCAATTAACAAATGGCGTCCGCCTGACGGCGTCACGGGCGGGTTTGATATTTCTGCAGCGCTGCAGGTCGTTTCGTCAGTTCCGACCGCGCCACACTTCACATGGACGGATGTTAATCCCGAACTTACGGACCGGGTGACAATCAGTGCAGACGTGCTCCGCATTGTTAACGCATTTAATGTCGGTTCAGGAAAGGAATTCTATCCTTTCGCGTTTCCGCAGACGCCCACGACGATTCACGGGCCGACGCCTCCGTCGCCGGCTCTGTGCCCGGTGCCGCCGCTGATGGCGGCATTGAGCCCGTAGTCTCCTTGCGGAAATCGCCGAGATTTCCGCAACCGGTTTCCGCGCCATCCTCGGCTGGCTGGTTAACAGTCTTGACCGCTCTTGCGTTCCGTCTCCGAGCGCGAGAGCGCTTCGAAGAGGGTTGCGTTCGGGGAGGTCTCCACTTGGTAGCAAATCTCACGACCCACGAGTTAACGCGAGACCCCAGACGCGAGAGCGCCTGGGGTTGTTCGTTTTAACGCCAGGATTCGCAAGGGGTAACGGATGCGGTCGAGTCGCGCCGGCGGGCAAGAGAGCGCCGATTTGTGGCCGTGACCGGCCAGCCGTTCCTTTGGCGCGTCCTTTCGGCCCTCGCGCTCTCCATTTCTCTCGTTAGGAACCGACCGCCGAGTTTACAGCCCGCCACTGCCCCAAGAGGGGCAGCGCATCTGCGAGCCTCGCGGCCCACGTCGGGCTGTGCGGGTCCGGGACGGAGGCTGGCCGGATACAATTGACCGAGATACCCCATGAACGGAGCTCCGAAGCCCAGTTCCGCGGTTTCGTTTCAATGGCAACCACCGATTCGCCCAGGACGCTCGGCGACTTCATGAACATGAACCCCTGGGAGGAGGGCACAGGAGGCGTCGACGACATCGTAGCGGCTATCATGGGAGTAGATCGGGCACGGGCCGGCAGAGACTGTCGCGCCCCGGAAGTCATCTCGTCGTCGTAATCAGCGGTATCGTTCACCCGGCTTGATCCGTCGTCGCAACATGCCGCCGCTTCGGCTCCACCTTGCCGGCCAGCCCCGCTTTGCAGGATGGCCGCCCAAGAGCCGTCAGATTCATCGCAACAGGAATCACCAGGCCACATCGACCATCTGAAGGACAGGGTCGATGTTCGAACCGGGACGCAGCGCTTTCGAATTCACGCTTGGCCAGAATCGGTGTGAACGAGGCAACGAACTAGAATTCACTTGCAAACGTCTCAACGCATCTCTCATTCCCAGATCCAAGTAAGCCGGCGATTCATCGAAAAGTGCCGCCGTTTCACCGTTTTCGAGTTTCCCGCCGTGGCCACGTTGGCGAGCCGATGGCGGAATCGTACCAGATGCATACGATACTCGCATGGACGAAATCGAGCTCATTGCAGGTTGTCGTCGTGGTGACCGGGCAGCGCAGCGAGAAGTTTACGAGCGCCATGCGGACCGGGTCTACCGAGTGGCGCTGCGGCTTACCCGCGATGAGCAGGATGCATTCGACGTCGTCCAGGAAACTTTTGTTCGTGCATTCGAACGAATGGAAGGCTTCAATGAGCGTTCCCAGCTGGGTACGTGGCTGCACCGCATCGCGACGAACGAGGCCTTCCAGCTGTTTCGCCGGCGAGAGACGGAGCGGCGGCACCTTCGCGTGGCGGGTGAGCTGCACGACCATGCCACGCGGCCGAATGCCGAATCGGCGCAACAGGAAATCGACCATGCGCTGGAGCAGTTATCGGAGGAGCACCGCGCGATCCTGATTCTCCGTTACCAAGAGGGGTTCACCTACGAGGAACTCTCTGACGTGCTGGAAATCACGTCCGGCACGGTGGCGTCGCGGCTAAATCGAGCGCGCGAGGCGCTGCGAGAGCTTCTCAGAGAGGATCGTGGGGATTCGGAAGAATCCGCCAATAGCGAGCATCCAATACGGGGCGATCTGAGCCCTGAATTAGGCTCCCAGCGGTTGAAGGGATCATGAGTATTCGCTGCGAGGACATTCGAGGAGAACTGGGCGCATACATCGACGGCGAACTTCCGGACAGCCGGCGCATGCGCATGAAGAGCCACCTGGGTGAATGCATCGCATGTCGGCAGGAATTGGCCCAATTGGAAACTCTCGTTGTGCGCATCGGGAACGGACCGACTGTCTCGGCGCCTCGCGAGCTATGGACAGCCATCGAAACCCGACTGAACCGAGCACAGGCCGCGCGAACTCCTACTTTAACGAGACCGCATACTGCTTCCCCTTCCTGGGTCGACCGAGTCGCTCGACGACCGCTGACCGCCGCAGCGGTGCTGTTGCTTGCACTCGGAATCGGTTGGCTCGTAACGAACCCTTGGGGGGCGCCGGCGATGGCCGGTCAGATTGATTTCCGGCCGCTGTTGGAGCAGGCCAATGGCGACATCGGCGCCGGGATCCAGACCCTGATGCGGGCCTATGGTGGAGAGGCCATATCAGCCAGTGAAGCGAGTCGGCGCATGACGGTTCGTGTTGCGGCGCCACAGGAATTGCCGCACGGCTTGCAGCTCCAGGGCCGCTATATCCTGAATATGGGACAAAGCCACCGGGCACTGGCATTTCATTACACCGGGCCCGGGGGCAAGCATCTACTCCTGCTTCAATGCCCGCCCGATATCAAGAAGAACTACGGCGGCCGGGAATGCATGGCCTGCTCGATTGGTGACCACCGTGGTCATGGCGTGCAGGTCGGCAAACTGCATCTCATGCACATGGCCAGCAGTAATGTCTGCATCTGCGTCGTCAGTACATTGAGCGATTCCGACTTGGAGACAGCGCTCGGGGCAATCGCGATCAGCTTTTGAGGTTTCCGGTCGCGCTAACCGCGGCGCGATCACATGCTATTGCCGAGAAGCGTGAATAGGAATCCAATGAGCTGTGCGAAGAAGATGTAGAGCAGGTTTGCGAGAATCATCGGAACACTCCCGGTCAGGTTCCACGCGGACAGTCCAATTGCCGCTGGTCGAAATTCCTCAAGTCGCATCAGTTTGCCTCGGCCGCTGGCCGCAGTTCGCGCTGCAGACTGAACTGTTTGGCGACCAGGAAAATCACGGGATAGATCAGCAATTCCATCGTGAAGCTCGTCAGCAGCCCTCCGAACATGGGTGCGGCCATGCGCTTCATCACGTCTGATCCGGTCTCCGTTCCGATCATGATGGGAACCAGACCCAACATCGTGGTCATTACGGTCATCGTCTTGGGCCGAATGCGAAGGACGGCGCCTTCATGAATCGCCGTCTTGAGATCGGCGATCGAGCTCATGCGGCCCTCAGCCTTGAAGCGATCATAGCTGTTGTGCAAATAAAGCAGCATGACCATGCCAGTCTCGGCGTCGAGTCCGGCCAGGGCAATCAACCCCACCCAGACGGCCAATGACATGTTGTAGTCGGCCCAATACATGAACCACACTGCGCCAATTAGGCTGAAGGGAACCGCCAGCAGGACAACGCAAGTGTCGAACCAGCTGCCGTGCGAGAGGTAGAGAAGCATCACGATCACAATGAACACCGCGGGGACAGCGACCGCCAGCCGCTTGTTGGCCGCCTGGATGTATTCGTACTGACCTGACCAGATGAGGTTGTATCCGGGTGGAATCTCAACGCTTCGCGCCACGTGCTGCTTGGCACGCTCGACCCATCCGCCCACGTCCGTCGTCGTCAGGTCGACGTATATCCACGCCGTTTTTCGAGCGTTTTCGCTCTTGATCGCCGGAGGGCCCTTGTGGATCTCGATTTCGGCGAGTTGTGCGAGCGGAACCTGCGCCCCGGAAGGCGTGGGCACAAGCGCCCGGCGCAGGGCGGGAAGGTTGTCCCGCAGCTCCCGCTTGTACCGCAGATTCACCGGATAGCGTTCCAGTCCTTCCACCGTGGACGTAATGTTCATGCCACCCAGTGCCGTGAGAATGACATCCTGCACGTCCTGGACACGCAGTCCATATCGCGCGATTTCGTCCCGATCGATATTGAAATCCACGTAATTTCCGCCGACGGTTTTTTCCGGGTAGGCGCTCAGTGTGCCAGGCAGGGTCCGCACCTGTGCCGCTACGCGTTCGGCCAGGCCGCCCAGCGTGGCGAGGTCGTCCCCCATAATCTTGATGCCGACTGGCGTCTTGATGCCGGTGGACAGCATGTCGATGCGGGTCTTGATCGGCATTGTCCAGGCGTTGGTCAGGCCGGGGAAGGCAACGATGTCGTCGAGCCCATTCACGTGCGCGCCGTCCGAATCATCCCACCCGTAGCTGAGTTCATCGATGGTAATGGGCCGCTCCTCCGGCCAGAAGTAGGTTAATAGCGTGTAGTTCTTGACAACATCAGGGAGGAAGGCGAACCATCGATCGAAGTGACGCTTTCGCCATTTCTCACGGTCGGGCTCCAACATGATCGTTGTTTCAATCATCGACAGCGGCGCGGGATC
It encodes the following:
- a CDS encoding sigma-70 family RNA polymerase sigma factor; protein product: MDEIELIAGCRRGDRAAQREVYERHADRVYRVALRLTRDEQDAFDVVQETFVRAFERMEGFNERSQLGTWLHRIATNEAFQLFRRRETERRHLRVAGELHDHATRPNAESAQQEIDHALEQLSEEHRAILILRYQEGFTYEELSDVLEITSGTVASRLNRAREALRELLREDRGDSEESANSEHPIRGDLSPELGSQRLKGS
- a CDS encoding zf-HC2 domain-containing protein, which encodes MSIRCEDIRGELGAYIDGELPDSRRMRMKSHLGECIACRQELAQLETLVVRIGNGPTVSAPRELWTAIETRLNRAQAARTPTLTRPHTASPSWVDRVARRPLTAAAVLLLALGIGWLVTNPWGAPAMAGQIDFRPLLEQANGDIGAGIQTLMRAYGGEAISASEASRRMTVRVAAPQELPHGLQLQGRYILNMGQSHRALAFHYTGPGGKHLLLLQCPPDIKKNYGGRECMACSIGDHRGHGVQVGKLHLMHMASSNVCICVVSTLSDSDLETALGAIAISF